The nucleotide window GACTCGTTGGGCAGGTAACCAGCGGCTACCGGACCGTTAGCAGCAGTCAGCATCATTGGCGTGTTGGCAGCAAAGCCATTGGCCACTACGGGATACTGCTGCTGTTGTTTCTGGGCCTGAGCGGCCAGGTCAGCTTTCTTTTCGGCGGCGGCTACGCGGCGGGCCAGAGCAGCACGCTCGGCGCGGGCTTCGGCGGCGCGGTTGGCGGCAGCCTGGTTGGCAGCGGCCACGCGGGCGGCTTCCTTGCGCTTGTTGTCGGTGCGCTTACCAATGGCATAACCCACGCCGGCACCAGCTACACCACCTACTACGCCACCCACAGCGCGGTTGCGCTTGTGAATGATGGCACCGGCAGCGGCACCGCCAAGACCACCAATAACTGCACCTTTAGCCTGAGGGCTCCATTTTCCGTTTTGCGCCTGGGCCAGGTTGCTGTATACAGCAGAGAAGAATATTACCAGGGCGAGAATCAAACTGACCTTTTTCATGACTAGCTACTTTAAGGTTTCAGAAACACTTCTTCAGTTGTGATGAGGTGTTTTGCAAGCACCGTGCCAGTACGGCTGCCGCCCGGCGCAGTGCCAAAACCTATACGGAAAGAAAGCTCAGCAGGATTTGCCGCTTCTATACTTCAGAAAACCGGCCTCCTGCGCTACTTGACGAGCCAGCCATTGGCGTCGAGCCAGTTTTGCAGCCGGTCTGTCCAGTTATCCTTCGTGGTCTTGTTATTCATGCCGAAGCCGTGGCCGCCCTTGGGATAGAGGTGCATTTCGGCCGGTACGCCGGCTTGCAGGCAGGCTTCGTAGAAACGCAGGCTATTCTGCACTACCACGGTTTTGTCGTCGGCGGCGTGCACCAGAAAGGTTGGGGCGTCTGGGCCGTGACCTGCTGCTCGTTGGAGTAAAGCCGAACTTGCTCGGTCGTAGGCGCGTCGCCGAGCAGGCTTTTGCGGGAGCCGCCGTGGGCCAGGTTGTCGGTGAAGCTGATAACGGGGTAGAGCAACACCAGGAAGTCGGGCCGCACGGAGGTATTGTCCTTCGTGTCGCCGGCCGGGGTGGTGAAGTGGGTGCCGGCCGTGGAAGCCAAATGGCCGCCGGCCGAAAAGCCCATAATGCCCACTCGGTTCGGATTAACACCAAACTCCGTTGCCCGCTGCCGTACTAGGCGCAGGGCCTGCTGGGCGTCCAGCAGCGGGCGGTGGTTTTGTCGGGCTGGGTTTGGTCGTTGGGCAGGCGGTACTTGAGCACAAAGGCCGTGATGCCCATTTCGTTTAGCCGCTTGGCTACATCGGTGCCTTCGTGGTCCATGGCTAGGCGCACGTAGCCGCCGCCGGGGCAGATAATGACGGCCGTGCCGTTGGCCTTTTCCTTGGCAGGTCGAAACACCTGCAGCGTGGGCTGCACCACGTCCGAAACCCGCACCCCGCCACTGGCTACCGTCATGGTGCTTTCCTGCAGGTTGGTGGCAATGGAGTTAGGAATGGTGCCCGAATAGAGCGAAATGATGCTTTGGGCAGACATAGTGTGGGCAAACAAACCGAGTAGGGCGGTCAGAACGAGCGTTTTCATAAACGAGCCAGGGTTGAAAACGAAATGTACGAGAGGATACGGGCTTTGCTACGCAGAAACCAGGCTGGCGGCGGCCTTTTTCAGCGTGGCCGAGGTGCTCCACTCACGCAGGCGGCTTTGCACGGCCGGCGGTACGGGCTGCCCGGTGCGGCCCCGCAGGTCGGCGTAGGTTTCGATGAGCTTGCGGGTGTTGCGCAGGGGCACAGCGGGTAGGGCTGGCAGCAGCACATCCAGCAGCTGCCGCACTGCGTCGTCGGTGAGTGGGTCGATGGCGCGGGTCTGGGCCAGCAGGTCGGTTAGGCGCTGCAGCGGAGCAAACTCCACGGCCAGGGTTTTGCCCAAGGCCTCGCCCAGCGCTGCCAGCTGCAGACGGGCCGTGGCAATGGCCGACAACAGTACTTCCAGCGCCAGCGCCCGGCACATCGGCGCGTTGTGCACAAGGCCCATGGCTAGCAACACGGTGGTGCTTTCATCAAAGGCGGAGCCGGCGCCCAGCAGGGAGTGCAGAAAAGCTTCTACAACGCCCCGTCCTTCCCCGCCCTGATTGTTTGTGCGGTAGGCGCAGGCAGTGCGTAGCAAATGCCAGTGCAGCGGCGCCGGGTTGTTAGGCATCAGCGTAAGCAGGAACGCTACATCCGGTACAATAGACCATAGATAGTACTGATTGGTAAGGCGCAGGCCTGCGTGCTGGGAATACAACAGCAATGGGGAAGGCGGGCGTTTATCGGGGTGCTTGGTAATAACGTTGAGTTCCTGCCACACAACGGTTACTTCCGGTTGGTCCTTGTTCCAGGTTTGCTTGTAGGTGTTGGACTTTTGCACAAACTCCCACTGCGGCTGCCACGGGGCTGCTACGCCGGGGCAGGAAGTCAGCGGCAGCAACTCCGGCAGCTCGGCGGCGGGGTGGCGGGTACGGCCCGCTACGGCCCACAGCCAGGGCAGGGCCTCGGCCAGGGGAGTCGGGGGCAAGTCGGAGGAGGCCTGCCGGAAAGGATTTAGCTGACCAAACTTCTTTACGACAGCCTTCACAACCGATACCGCCTCCCCGCTGACGGGCGGCAGCGGAGGCATAGGTTGCACCACGACGGCCGGAGCCAGAAACCAGCTCAGCAGGGCCCGCAGCTCAGCGTGCCGCACCTGTGGTAGCAACGCCCGGGCCGGGGCGGCATCCTGCTCGTTCCGGAAAGCCGTGCGGGCCAAGGCCAGGGCCAAGTCGGCGGCGTCGGGCGTGCGGTCGGCGGCTTCATAAGCCAGCAGCTTTTCAACCAACACCGAAGGCGCTACCCAGTGCGGGGCGTGGCTAGGGGTGCTCAGCAGCGGCAAGGTGGCCGCGCCGGCGCGGAGCTGCTCTTCGACGGAGGCCAGGCGCTGCTGCTCTACCCGCAACAGCGGGTCGGGGTTGCTGTATTGCTGGTCGTGCAGGCCGACGCGCCGCACCCGGGCTTCCGTAAAGCCCTGATACCAGCTGATAAGCAAGGCCGACAGCAACTCCCGCCGCCCGTTGCGGCCTGTGCTGAAGCTAACCTCGCGTAGCAGAGTGGCGGTTTCTTCTTCGGTTTTGCCTTTCAGATTCCAGGGCAGGGCCTGCAATAAATAGGGACGCAGTTGCTGGGCATAGTCCGCCGGATACTGCCCGCGCAGGCGCAGCAGCCCATCGAGCCACCGCTCGGTAGCGGCCGGCTCGTTGTGCTGCACCACCTGGCCCGTGAGAAAAAGCAGCTCGTGCCAGTCGGCTACTGGGGTAATGGCCGTAGCCGCCGATAGTTCGGGCACAAACTCGGGCAGCGGGAGGTAAGTCGCGGCCGTTGGGGCCGAATCCGGGGCCGCTACCAGGAAGCTGCTCAGGGTAGTGCGGGCGGCGGCGCTGAGCAGGTCGGTGTAGAGGCCGATGGTGGCCGTTGTTTCCTCGGCTTCGGCGGCATCGAGCACGGGTTTTTTGGCGCCGAGCAGGCCGGCCAGCAGCTTAGCCGCCCGCTCCTGCACCCCGGCATCGGCATTGGTCAGAGCCAGGCAGGCCAGCCGGGCGATGGTCGGGGCCAGGGTTGGCTGGCGCTTCACGAGCTTTTCAAACGCGCCCAGCAACGTCCGCAGGGTCGTTTTCAAATCCTGCCGGGGCATCAGCCCTTCGGCGTACAGCAGCAGCGGCGCGGCGTCGAAGTCAGGTTCAGTCCAGAGGCTCTTGAGCTGGTCGAGGGCAAAGTTGACGACCAGCGGCAGCGGGTGGGCCAGCAGTTCCACTAGTTCGTTTTGCCGGCTCAGCCGTTCGGATACCGTGGGCTGCAAGGCCTCAAACAGGTTTTTAAACCACGTCAGCAAGGGCCGGCGGAAGTCGCGGCGCAAGGCCAGCAGACTGCGGGTGAGCAGGTCGGCGCGGTCGAGGTGGCCCGACTGCACCAGCTCCCGGATAATATCCAACCAGGTAATCAGCTGGCGCGGGTGCTTCTCGGACCAGGTCTGCCAGGTAAGGGGCTCTTTCCAGTTCCACTTCTTCTTGTCCATGGTCAGCTGCACGCTGCCGCTATGGGAGTCGATGCTTGAATCGAAGTCGAACACCAGCGGCAGGTCCCGGGTGAGCAGCACCGGGTCGGTGCTCAGCTGCTGGGCCAGGACTTTTTCGGCCTGGGCCGGTACGGGTTCGGTTTCACACAGCGGTTTGCACATATCACCAATCAGCCCGGGCACCGAGGTGCTGAAGAGTCGGGCGTCATAAGGAATAATCTGCCGGTCTTCGAGCTGGCGCAGCAGCCGGTAGCTGGGCTTGTACCACTGGTTGCTGGTCGACCACCGCTGTAGCCAGTCAAACACCCAGTCGGGGCGGGTGTGCTCCAGAACCTGCCAGAAGTGGGTGTCATTAGTCAGCTCGGGCCACCAGCCTGTGAAGTTGTTGGTCAGAGCTTCCTTGCGGGAATAGGTGCGCAGGCCACTCAAAAACAGCATCACACTCTGGTTGCGCGTGATGCGGCTGCCCCAGGTATTGGGCTTGAGCTGGACGATGGCCTCCAGTTCTTTCTTGAGCTTGGTCGTTTGGCGCCGGACCGGAATAACATCGGTTTTGGGCAAGGCCAGCAGGAAGGGAACCAGCTCCCGGGGCTTTGGTGCCGGATAATATGTTCGAATGTTTCAACAGCAGCCATACGCGGCAAGGTAGTTAGCAGTCAGATAAATACGGAATAGATGCCGCCCGCAGGCAGCCGGCGGTAGTTAGGCAAAGCGCATTTGGGCTGCCAGAATATGCTTGCAGGGCCCGCGCTGCCCCTGATGCCCGCTAAACCAGGGACAGGTGCAGCGGGCCGGCTCCGGGCCGCCCACCACCACGGTGTGCCACACGTCGGTGCCCCGCACCCGGGCCTCAGTGCGGCCCCCGGCGCCCACGCTTACCAGCTGCACGTCGTCGGCAGCGTCGAGCAGGGCCCGGGCATTTTTCAGGCGGGGATTCAAACTCAGGATGCGGTTCAGCTTGAAGGGCAGGCGGCGGTAGAAGTGCTGGTTGTCGGCCAGGTCGAAGCCCAGCAGACCCATGGCCGAGAGGCTGGCGCAGAGGCGGTCCACGGTGTTGGGCGCTAGGTTGTTTTCCAGGGCAAACAGGCTGGGGTTGAAGACCTCGTTGCCGCGGAACAGGCGGTTGGCCCCCGCCACCCACTCGGCGGGCAGCTCCTCCATCAGGGTATCGAGTTGGTTGCCTTCCCCGAGAAGCCCCGCCACACGTCGGCCGACAAGGCCAGCAGAAACCGCTGCCCGCCGCCCAGCTCCAGCACAAAGGCCGAGGACTGCCCGTCGGGGGTGGTAAACACGCGCAGGGCCTCGCAGAGCGGCAGCAGTCCCTCCAGCAGCCGCAGCCGGTGCACGCCGCCCACCCGCACGGCCCCGGGGCTGCCCACGGGCGAGAAGCTGGGGCGGGGGCCGCGCAGCACCAGGAAAAAGTCGGTTTTGGCGGTGCCGGCCGGCAGCCCTTGCACCAGTTGCAGGGCCTGCACGCGGGTCAGGCGCAGCTTTTCCTCCATCAAGGCCAGGTAGGCCTGCACGCTGGTCAGGCCCTTGATCCACCGCTCGGGCAGGGCCACTTTGCGCTCCACTACCTTGCCGGCGGCCCGCTCCAGGGTTACTTCCTTGTCGCCCACCGACAGGATAACCGGCTCGGTACGGGCAATGCGGGCTAGGGCGTTGACCATGGGCTCGTTGAAGTCGACGTTGGTGGTGCCGCTGCTCAGAAACTCTCCGTCCAGGGCTTCGGAGTTCAAATCGAGGCGGGCGTAGACGCCGTTGCACGACGAAAAGGCCTCGAAGCGCAGCTGCCCGGCCCCGGCCGTCACGATAGGGTCGCGCAGGGCGGCACTCTGGGGCACGAAGCGGGAGGCCACTACTTTTGCTAAGGTGCTTAGGCCCCGGGCTGCCAGCCAGGAGTCACGGAGGCGGCCCCAGAAAAAGCAGGCCGAGCCGGTATCAGTAGCGGCCTGCTCTTCGGCAAAGGCGGACAACAGCAGGGAATTGCCTTCCGGACGGGTTTCCAGCGCGGAAGGGCGGGCATAGGCATACGCAAAGTCAGACATGGCAGAGGCGTTGGATTCGAACTCTAAGGTAGCAGCTTGCAATCACAATTACTAACTTTTTTAGTATATACTGTGGTAAGGGTTGGTAGGTTTTACTAGTTAGCTTAGTTTGCTTCGGGCGGGATAACCACAGTAGCCTCCTGCCGACCATCCGGAGTCTGCAAGGATGTCACCGGATAGGAGTGACTATGGTGGTGATGCTTCATGCTCCTATCATAAGGTTCTTGGCTGGACTCAGGACAAGTGATACTAATGCCCGCTAGATGTCGCGCTTTGCTCGACCTGACGGCCCTAAGCCCGGGGCCTACGCAGGGTGTCAAGCCCGTCGGCAGGGCGGGCAAAAGGTGACTGCAACCACCGCTGCCGCGTGGTTGAGCTGCTGGTGGGCGCTGCAAAACAGGGCAAGAGGCAGGAAGTTAAGGGCAACCCGAACTTTATATAGCCAAAAGCTAATAATGGTTTTTAATACGGAGGCAATTCCGTATTCAGCCAACCGCAAAACCCGTATTTGTCGGGCATTATTCGGCTAGAAGGGCCCGTAAAGAAGTCCAGCCCCGGCAGTTCGGGGTTTCGCACTCTTACCAAAAACCATTTCACCACTATGTTTTATCACGATAGAGAACTCCAGTACAAAGTGCGGGTCGAGAAGCCCAACCCAGCGTTTGCCCGCATGCTTCAGCAGGCCATTGGCGGCATCGAGGGCGAGATTCGCGTGTGTTTGCAGTATCTGTTCCAAGCCTGGGGCAACCGCGGCCCCGTGAAGTACCGTGACATGCTGCTCGAAACGGGCACCGAGGAAATGGCCCACATCGAGATGCTGGCCACGGCCGTGGCCCTGAACCTGGAAGGCGCCCCCACGAGCCTGAAGGACGAGATGGCCAAGGACAAGATGATCGGGGCTGTGATGGGTGGCATGGACCCCCGCCACTTCCTCTCCTCGGGCCTGGCCGCTATGGCCGTCGACGCCAACGGGGTGCCCTTCAACGGCTCCTGGGTGGTAGGCAGCGGCAACACCGCCGCCGACATGTACGCCAACGTAATGGCCGAAAGCACCGGCCGCGTGCTGGCTACCCGCCTC belongs to Hymenobacter cellulosilyticus and includes:
- a CDS encoding YMGG-like glycine zipper-containing protein, which translates into the protein MKKVSLILALVIFFSAVYSNLAQAQNGKWSPQAKGAVIGGLGGAAAGAIIHKRNRAVGGVVGGVAGAGVGYAIGKRTDNKRKEAARVAAANQAAANRAAEARAERAALARRVAAAEKKADLAAQAQKQQQQYPVVANGFAANTPMMLTAANGPVAAGYLPNESYGDRNKAYSTSEVRRKSW
- a CDS encoding alpha/beta hydrolase, with the translated sequence MLDAQQALRLVRQRATEFGVNPNRVGIMGFSAGGHLASTAGTHFTTPAGDTKDNTSVRPDFLVLLYPVISFTDNLAHGGSRKSLLGDAPTTEQVRLYSNEQQVTAQTPQPFWCTPPTTKPW
- a CDS encoding alpha/beta hydrolase; the encoded protein is MKTLVLTALLGLFAHTMSAQSIISLYSGTIPNSIATNLQESTMTVASGGVRVSDVVQPTLQVFRPAKEKANGTAVIICPGGGYVRLAMDHEGTDVAKRLNEMGITAFVLKYRLPNDQTQPDKTTARCWTPSRPCA
- a CDS encoding manganese catalase family protein, producing the protein MFYHDRELQYKVRVEKPNPAFARMLQQAIGGIEGEIRVCLQYLFQAWGNRGPVKYRDMLLETGTEEMAHIEMLATAVALNLEGAPTSLKDEMAKDKMIGAVMGGMDPRHFLSSGLAAMAVDANGVPFNGSWVVGSGNTAADMYANVMAESTGRVLATRLWEMTDDPGMKDMLSFLIARDTMHQNQWLAVLEELGGVQGIHPIPNSFPQSQEVQDFNYAFVSTYINSGDGSTPAGRWTEGQSIDGKGQFHILKAQPLGGEPKLAPPVPEGHAQTEQMTLTDTIIGNIKDTLS
- a CDS encoding DUF6493 family protein, translating into MRTYYPAPKPRELVPFLLALPKTDVIPVRRQTTKLKKELEAIVQLKPNTWGSRITRNQSVMLFLSGLRTYSRKEALTNNFTGWWPELTNDTHFWQVLEHTRPDWVFDWLQRWSTSNQWYKPSYRLLRQLEDRQIIPYDARLFSTSVPGLIGDMCKPLCETEPVPAQAEKVLAQQLSTDPVLLTRDLPLVFDFDSSIDSHSGSVQLTMDKKKWNWKEPLTWQTWSEKHPRQLITWLDIIRELVQSGHLDRADLLTRSLLALRRDFRRPLLTWFKNLFEALQPTVSERLSRQNELVELLAHPLPLVVNFALDQLKSLWTEPDFDAAPLLLYAEGLMPRQDLKTTLRTLLGAFEKLVKRQPTLAPTIARLACLALTNADAGVQERAAKLLAGLLGAKKPVLDAAEAEETTATIGLYTDLLSAAARTTLSSFLVAAPDSAPTAATYLPLPEFVPELSAATAITPVADWHELLFLTGQVVQHNEPAATERWLDGLLRLRGQYPADYAQQLRPYLLQALPWNLKGKTEEETATLLREVSFSTGRNGRRELLSALLISWYQGFTEARVRRVGLHDQQYSNPDPLLRVEQQRLASVEEQLRAGAATLPLLSTPSHAPHWVAPSVLVEKLLAYEAADRTPDAADLALALARTAFRNEQDAAPARALLPQVRHAELRALLSWFLAPAVVVQPMPPLPPVSGEAVSVVKAVVKKFGQLNPFRQASSDLPPTPLAEALPWLWAVAGRTRHPAAELPELLPLTSCPGVAAPWQPQWEFVQKSNTYKQTWNKDQPEVTVVWQELNVITKHPDKRPPSPLLLYSQHAGLRLTNQYYLWSIVPDVAFLLTLMPNNPAPLHWHLLRTACAYRTNNQGGEGRGVVEAFLHSLLGAGSAFDESTTVLLAMGLVHNAPMCRALALEVLLSAIATARLQLAALGEALGKTLAVEFAPLQRLTDLLAQTRAIDPLTDDAVRQLLDVLLPALPAVPLRNTRKLIETYADLRGRTGQPVPPAVQSRLREWSTSATLKKAAASLVSA
- a CDS encoding SWIM zinc finger family protein, which translates into the protein MAGLLGEGNQLDTLMEELPAEWVAGANRLFRGNEVFNPSLFALENNLAPNTVDRLCASLSAMGLLGFDLADNQHFYRRLPFKLNRILSLNPRLKNARALLDAADDVQLVSVGAGGRTEARVRGTDVWHTVVVGGPEPARCTCPWFSGHQGQRGPCKHILAAQMRFA